Below is a genomic region from Caulobacter rhizosphaerae.
TACGGGTCACCGCCTCGCCGGGCGGCACGTTCCTGGACCGCATGATCGCCATGGTCGAGGGCGCGGACCGTCGCAAGACGCCCAACGAGATCGCCCTGGCCGTGCTGCTGGCCGGCCTGACCCTGATCTTCCTGATCGCCGTCGTCACCCTGCTGGGCCTGGGCCGGTTCTCGGGCGTGGCCCTGGATCCGCTGGTGCTGGGGGCGCTGTTCATCACCCTCATTCCCACCACGATCGGCGGGCTGCTGTCGGCGGTCGGCATCGCGGGCATGGACCGGCTGATGAAGCACAACGTCCTGGCCACGTCGGGCCGGGCAGTGGAGGCGGCCGGCGACGTCGACACCCTGCTGCTGGACAAGACCGGCACCATCACCTTCGGCAATCGCATGGCCACCGAGGTGATCGCCGCGCCGGGCGTGCGTCCCGACGCCGCCCTGCGCGCCGCCGTCAGCGCCTCCCTGGCCGACGAGACGCCGGAAGGCCGCTCGATCGTCGAGCTGGGCCGCAACCAAGGGATCGTCATCGAAGCGCCGGCCGGCGCGATCTCGATCGCCTTCAGCGCCACCACCCGCCAGTCGGGTCTCGATGCTAATGGAATGTCCTGGCGCAAGGGGGCGGTCGACGCCGTCTATCGGTCGCTGGCCCTGGATCCCAAGCAGGTCCCGGCCGAGGTCAGCGCCGCCGTCGACCGCATCGCCCGTTCCGGCGGCACGCCCCTGGCGGTCAGCGAGAACGGCGTCCTGGTCGGGGTCATCCACCTCAAGGACGTGGTCAAGCCCAACGTCAAGGAACGCTTCGCCGACCTGCGTCGCATGGGCCTACGCACGGTGATGATCACCGGCGACAACCCGGTGACCGCTGCCGCCATCGCCTCGGAGGCGGGGGTCGACGACTTCCTGGCCGAGGCCACGCCCGAGGACAAGCTGCGGCTGATCCGCGAGGAGCAGGGCAGGGGCAGGCTGGTGGCCATGTGCGGCGACGGGGCCAACGACGCGCCCGCCCTGGCCCAGGCCGACGTCGGGGTGGCCATGCAGACAGGCGCCCAGGCCGCGCGGGAGGCCGGCAATATGGTCGACCTCGACAGCGACCCGACCAAGGTCATCGAGATCGTCGAGGTGGGCAAACAGATGCTGATCACCCGCGGCGCCTTGACGACCTTCTCGATCGCCAACGACGTGGCCAAGTATTTCGCCATCATCCCGGCGATGTTCGTGGTGGCCCTGCCGGCCCTGGGCGCGCTGAACGTCATGCGCCTGCACAGCCCGCAGAGCGCCATCCTGTCGGCGGTGATCTTCAACGCGCTGGTGATCGTCGCACTGATCCCGCTGGCGCTGAAAGGCGTGAAATACCGGGCGATCGGGGCCGGAAAGCTGCTGTCGCGCAACCTGACGGTCTACGGCCTGGGTGGCCTGGTCGCCCCGTTCGTCGGCATCAAGCTGATCGACCTGATCGTATCCGGCCTCGGCTTGGCCTAAGCTGCAATTCTCGGAGACTCAAAAGTCATGCTCTCCCAACTTCGACCCGCCATCGTCTCCATGAGCCTGTTCACGGTCCTGCTGGGCCTGGCCTATCCGCTGGCCGTCACCGGGCTCGCCCAGACCGCGTTCCCGACCCAGGCCAACGGCAGCCTGGTGCGCGATACGCGCGGCGCGGTCGTCGGCTCGGCCCTGATCGGCCAGGCGTTCGCCCAGCCCGGCTACCTGCACCCGCGCCCGTCGGCGTCCGGCGCCAACGGCTATGACGCCTCGGCGTCCAGCGGCTCGAACATGGGCCCGCTGAACGATGCCCTGGCCAAGCGGGTCAAGGCCGACGCTGACGCCCTGCGCGCCGAGAACCCGGGCGCGACCATCCCCGCCGACGCGGTGACGAGTTCGGGCTCGGGCCTGGACCCGGACATCTCGCCGGACTACGCCCGCTTCCAGGCGCCGCGCGTCGCCAGGGCGCGGGGGGCGCCGCTCGCCGCCGTCCAGGCGGTGATCGACGGCCAGGTCCAGGGCCGGCTGTTCGGCTTTGTCGGCCAGCCGCGGGTCAACGTTCTGGCGGTCAACCGGGCGCTGGACACACGCTTCGCCGCCCAGCGCAAGAAAGGCGGCTAGTGCCGGCTGACGATCCGAAAAGACCTGATCCCGAGGCGCTCCTGGCCGCCGCCGTCAAGGCGGGCCGGGGGCGCCTGAAGGTTTTCCTGGGCATGGCCCCCGGCGTGGGCAAGACCTACGAGATGCTGCGCGCCGCTCGCCGCCGCAAGGCCGACGGCCAGGACGTGCTGATCGGCCTGGTCGAGACCCATGGCCGGCGCGAGACCGAAAGCCTGCTGCGCGGCATGGACGTGCTGCCGCGCAAGCCGATCGACCATCGCGGCCACGTGATGATGGAGTTCGATCTCGACACGGCCCTGGCCGGCCGGCCGGCTCTGCTGCTGGTTGACGAATACGCTCATTCCAACGCCCCAGGCTCGCGCCACCCCAAGCGCTGGCAGGACGTCGAGGAGTTGCTGGCGGCCGGCATCGATGTCTGGACCACCCTGAACGTCCAGCACCTGGAAAGTCTGGTCGATGTCGTCCAGCGCATCACCGGCGTGCGCCAGCGCGAGACCGTGCCCGACAGCGCCCTGTCGCGGGCCGACGCCATCGAACTGATCGACATCACCCCGGAGGAGCTGCGCGAACGGCTGACCGAGGGCAAGGTCTATGTGCCCGAGACCGCGCGCCTGGCCTCCGAGAACTTTTTCAAGGTCGAAAACCTGACGGCCCTGCGCGAGCTGGCCCTGCGCCGCGCGGCTCAGACGGTGGACGACCAGCTGGTCGCCGCCATGCGCGAGAAGGGGGTCGAGGGTCCCTGGGCGGCCGGCGAGCGGATCCTGGTGCTGGTCGGCGGCGACGCCATGGCCTCGGGCCTGGTGCGAGCCGGCCGGCGGTTGTCGGACATGATGATGGACGCGCCCTGGACGGTCACCCACGTCGACCGCCTGGACCAGCCGGCCAGGGGCCCGGCGGCGGCGGCCCGGCTGCGCGACGCCTTGAAGCTGGCCGAGCAGCTGGGCGGCTCGACCGTGGTGCTCAGCGGGGCCGACATCGTCGCCACGGTGATGGCCTACGCCCGCCGCAACAACGTCACCCAGATCGTCATCGGCAAGTCGGCCGACAGCCGCTGGCGCGAGCTGCTGGGACGGTCGCTGGCGGCGGCCCTGCTGCGCGAGGCGCGCGGGGCGGCGATCCACGTCGTCACCGAGGCCACCCACGAGGCGGTCGTCGAGGTCCCGGCCCGCCGACCAAGGGTGGACTGGACGGCCTACCTGCTGGCCGCCGGCTGCGTCGCCGCCGCGACGGTCGTGGCCTGGGGCCTGGACGTGGCCTTCGACCGCGTGGACCTGGGGATGATCTTCCTGGCCGCGGTGCTGGCGGCCGGGGTGCTGCGCGGGCTGCGGCCGGCCCTGGCGGCGGCGACCGTGGCGTTCCTGGTCTACAACTACATGTTTCTGGAGCCGCGCCATTCGTTCGCGATCGGCACGCCGACCGACTTCCTGACCCTGGTGGTCTTCTGGGCCGTGGCCCTGGCCGCCGGCGGGCTGGCGGGGCGGGTGCGGGACCAGGGCCGGGACGCCCAGCGGCGGGCCTCGGCCGTCTCGGCCCTGCTGGCCGCCAGCCGGACCTTCTCGGCGGCCGCCGGGCGCGAGGCGGCGGCCAAGGCCCTGGCCGAGCAGACGGCGGCGGCGGTCGGGGCCAAGGCCGTGGTGTTGCTGCCGGCCAACGGCGAACTTCAGCCCGCCGCCGGCGCGCCGACGCTGGAGGAGCTGGACGCCGCGCCGATGGCCGCCGCTCGGTGGGCGTGGGAGAGGGGCGAGGCGGCGGGGTTCGGCACCGGCACCCTGCCACAGACCCGCTGGACCTTCTGGCCCCTGGAGGGCGTGCGCTCGCGGGCCGGGGTGGCCGGCGTCGAGGCCGGGGCCATGGTCGCCGGCTCCGAGGACGAACGACTGCTGCTGGCCTTGCTGGAGCAGGGGGCCGTCGCCCTGGAGCGCGCCGAACTGGCGACCGAGGCCGTCGAGACCGAGACCCTGCGTCGCGCCGACCGCTTCCGCTCGGCCCTGCTGAACTCGATCAGCCACGATCTGCGCACGCCGCTGTCCACGGTGCTCGGAGCCTCCAGCACCCTGATCGACTATGGCAAGGGCATGACGGCGGCGGTGCGCGACGACCTGCTGCTCAGCATCCGCGAGGAGGCCGAGCGGCTGAACCGCTATGTCGGCAACCTGCTGGACATGACCCGGCTGGAGGGCGGGGCGCTGCGGCTGCGCACCGACTGGACCGACGTGCGCGACGTGCTGGGCGCGGCGGCCGAGCGGGTCTCGCGACGGCTGGAGACCCGAATCCTGGCCCGCGATTTTCCCGTCGAGCTAAGCCTGGTGCGCGCCGATTCCAGCCTGCTGGAACAGGCCGTGGTCAACATCCTTGAGAACGCCATCGCCTACAGCCAGGACGGCGCCCGGATCGAGATGGCCGCCTACGAGGACCGCTCCAACGTGGTGATCAGCATCGAGGACGAGGGCCGGGGCATTCCGACAGCGGAGCTGGAGCAGGTGTTCGAGAAGTTCCGCCGCATGGAGGAGCCCACCGACCGCCACCAGGGCGCGGGCCTGGGCCTGTCGATCTCCAAGGGCTTCGTCGACGCCATGGGCGGCCGGATCGCCGCCGCCAGCCCGATCCACGATGGCAAGGGAACTCGGATCCTGATCAGCCTGCCCAAGGCGATCGCGACTCCGCATCATCTGCTATGACCAAGCCATGAGCGCCGCCAAGACCACGGGAATGCGCCAACGCATCCTGATCATCGACGACGAACCGCAGATCCATCGATTCCTCGGTCCGGCCCTGGACGCCGCCGGCTACGAGCCGCTGCGGGCCGACAGCGGCCAGGAGGGGCTGCGCGGCATCGCCCTGTGGTCGCCGGACGCCGTGGTGCTGGACCTGGGCCTGCCCGACATGGACGGCAAGGCGGTGCTGGAGAAGGCCCGCGCCTTCTACGAGGGCCCGATCGTCATCCTGTCGGCCCGCGATCGGGAAGCCGAGAAGATCCAGGCCCTGGACCTGGGCGCCAACGACTATGTGGAAAAGCCGTTCGGAGTCGGGGAGTTGCTGGCGCGTCTTCGCGTGGCGCTTCGCCAGCGCGGCCAGGCCCAGGGCCCTCTGGCGCCGATCCGGGCGGGAGCGGTCGAGATCGACCTGGAAAAGCACCTGGTGATCCGCGACGGCGCCGTGGTGAAGGTCTCGCCGCGCGAATACGAGGTCCTGGCCCGCCTGGCCCAGGCTCGGGGCAAGGTGCTAACTCACAAGGACCTGCTCACCGCGGTCTGGGGCCCGGCCCACGCCCAGGACACCCAGTACCTGCGCGTGTTCGTCGGCCAGCTGCGCCAGAAGCTGGAGGCCGACCCATCGACCCCGACGATGATCCTGACAGAACCGGGGATCGGCTACCGCTTCATCGGCGACTGAATATCGCACGAATTCTGCTGCCGATAGCTACATGACTTCAAGTGGTTACGACGTCATTCGGAAACGTTCTGGTTCGCCAGGGCGGCGACGCCGTCCGTCGTGATGACCCAGCCGCCGCCGTTGCGCTCCGCCAGGCCCAGGTCGGTCAACACACGCGCATCGGCGATATTGATCCAGTCGACGGCCTCGCCGGCCTTCTTGCGGGCGAGGTTCTTCAAGGCCACGAGCTGTCCCGGGGAAAGCGTCATTCTATTGGCCGCCCGACAGGGGATCGGGCGAGGCTGCGGCGCGGCGGCCGCTCATCCGCTCCAATTCCTGCTGCAGGCGCAGGAGCTGGCCGCCCAGGCTGGTGACGTCGTCCTGCAGCTGGGCGTTGCGGCGCTTGAGATAGTCGTTTTCGCGGCGCAGGACCTGGGCTTCCTCGTCGGTCATTGGTCGGTCTCCACGGCGGCGGTCGCCGGCGTCGCGCGGATCACGGCCCGCAGCAGGGCGCCGCGACGGGCGGAGAGTTCGGGCGACTTCAGTTCCAGCCGGGCGCCCTCGACGATCCGTCCCTGGTGACGGCTCCCCAGGAACAGCGTTTCGGCGCGGATTTCCTGCGCCGTGATCTGGTGAATGCCGACCAGGTCGAGCAGGGCGGTCCAGCGCGTGGCCTGACGCGCGTCCGGTCGGTCGGACATGAGGTCCTTTCAGGCCGGCGATCCCGCGTGGCGCGGGACGATTACCGGCTCAGCCATCATAGCGCGATCCCGCTCCAATAGCTTCGACGCTTTTCCATTTCGCGAATGCCCAGCCGCCGCCCCCCTCTTTCCCCCTCATTTGCACTAGTTAACAATTGAGGCGGGCCAAACCGCGTCTCGTCCGTTCTACTCTCGCGCGTCGCGGGATTCGCGCTTGGGGAGTCCGCCATGGCGACGCTTGAACCCAGTGGTTATGGCTGTCCTGCGTCGATGGTCGACGGCCGCGCCCCCGTCCGTATCTGCTCGCACCTTGTTTCGCAGCGACTTGTCGATGACAAATCTTGAGATTCGAGTAGCCGCGCTTCAGTTCCTCAGCCTGCGGCTCTGCGCGGCGCTGTCGCTCGAGCAGCTTGAGGAAATCCGGCGGTCGACCCTGGACGGGGCGAGGGCGACGGACCTCGAGTCGATCCAGATGCAGACCGAGTTCCTGAAACTGCTGGACGACGCGATCGAACGCGCTCGCCAGAAGGAGGTCGCTGGCGGCGCGATCAAGAGTTCGATCCACCTGGCCTGACGCCTGTAGGGGTTTTCTCGCGCCGACCTAGGGTTTGACCTGATGGCGTTGGAGCGGTTACGGCCTCACTCTGCTGCCGCTCGCTCGCCAAGCGTCACCCCCGATTTCCCTTGGCAAGCCACCGCGCGCTCAACCCCCAAGAGCGAGCCGTGGTCGCGAGCCGAGAGCCGGCCCTCATGTCCCGACGCATGTCTCGGGCCGGCTCTCCTCCCACCCGATTAGGCCTCGATCAGCTTGTTGCGGATGGCGTACCGCACGATGTCGGCCAGCGAATGGGCGCCGAGCTTTCGCATGATGTTGCCGCGATGGCTCTCGACCGTCTTGACGCTGATGTCGAGCATCGAGGCGATGACCTTGTTGCTTCGGGACTCGGCCAAAAGCTGGACGATCAGCAGTTCCCGCGTGGTCAAGGTTTCCGCCCCTTCGATCACGTCGCCAAGCCCGTGGACACCGGGCGAAAGGTAGCCGCGCAGCACGGCGTCGGTGATGCCTGGACAGAAATAGGGTTTGTGGTTCAGCAGCGAGACTACCGCGGCGATGATGTGGTCGGTTGGGGCCGACTTCAGCACGAAGCCGCGCGCGCCGGCGCTGAACACCTCGCGCAGCAACTGTTCGCTGTCGTGCATGGTGAAGATCAGCAGCTCGGTATGGGTCTTCAGCTTGCGCACGTCGCGGGCCACGATCACGCCGCTCAGGTCCGGCATGCTGATGTCTAGGATCATGACATCTGGCACCAGTTCCCTGGCCAGGCGGATCGCGTCGCGGCCGTTGGACGCCTCGCCGCAGATGGTCCAGCCCGGCTGAGATTCCAGCGCCTCGCGCAGTCCTGCCCGCACGATCGAATGATCGTCGGCCAGCAGGATGGTTGGGGCGCTAGGCAAGGGCATGTTCGATTCTCGCTCCGGGCGGGCGGCATGATTGTCTGTTTTGGGCTGAAGCGCTTGCTGAATTTTCCGCGCGAGGTTGAGGGCGCCTCGACGAAGAACTTATAGTTGTTCATTCCGACACCTGCACGCCATACGACCAGATCATGGCGCGACGACGACCCGGGAGATCCTTTTCGACTCAGCGCCTTGCGCCGGATTCGCGCCAAGCTTCGCTGAATTTCGCGATGGTCGCCCACAGCCAGGGTTTCACCTGATTGAGGCGAGCACGCGCCCGGCGGAAAGTCCGAACGCCGCCTGCGCCTGACCTTCGGAGTTCCCATAATGGACATCAGCCCGACCGCGAAACTTCTTGAGACCTCCGCTCGCTGGAGCGGATCGGAGACCGCGCTCTCGAACGAGGCCCGCAGCTTCGTATCTCAGTCGGACGGTTCGGCCTTGCTCGACGAGAACGATTTCAGGCAGGAGGTCGTGGCCAATATCCCGGTTCTTCGTTCCTTCGCGCGCGGCCTTTGCGGCGATGCGACGATGGGAGACGACCTGGCGCAGGACACCCTGCTCAAGGCTTGGCGGCACCGAGCGCAGTTCACGCCGGGCACCAACCTCAAGGGCTGGCTCATGAAGATCGCCCGCAACCACTTCTATTCACAACGCCGGCGCCGGTGGCGCGAGACGCCCCTGGATCCGGCCGCCAGCGCGCAAATCCCCGGTGTCGGCGGCGCCCAGATCCAGTCGCTGATCCTCAACGACCTGCGCAACGCCCTCAACGCCTTGAGCGACGAACAACGCGAGGCGATGATCCTGGTCGGGGCGGGCGGGTTTTCCCATCGGCAGGCCGCCGAGATGTGCGACGTGCCCGAGGGGACGATGAAGAGCCGGGTCTGCCGCGCGCGCGCCAAGCTGGTCTCGCTTCTGGATCATGGCGAGGTGGAGCACGACGCCGAACCCGCCTCGCGGGCGGCGCACCTGATCCTGGCCGAATTGTCGAACCGGTCGGAGGCGCGCGCCGGCTGAGCGGCGGCTGGCGGATCACGACGCATCGCCCTAAGACCAGCCTCGACGAGCGAGGCGCCGATGACTGCGATCCATTCCTATGATCCCAAGGCGGGCCATGGCCTGCGGCACGATCCGCTGAACGCCATCGTCGCGCCCCGGCCGATCGGCTGGATCTCGACGGTCAGCGCCGCGGGCGTGCGCAACCTCGCGCCCTACAGCTTCTTCAACGCCTTCAACTACAAGCCGCCGATCATCGGCTTTTCCAGCACGGGCTGGAAGGACTCCGTGCGCAATATCGAGGAGACCGGCCAGTTCGTCTGGAACCTGGCGACGCGGCCCCTGGCCCAGGCGGTGAACGCCACCTCGGCGATGGTTCCCGAGCATGTCGACGAGTTCGCCCTGGCCGGCCTGACGGCGGCGCCCTCCCAGCGGGTCGCCGCGCCGCGCGTGGCCGAAAGCCCCGTGGCCTTCGAATGCCGCCTGACCCAGATCGTCAGGTTCAACGACGCCGAGGGCACGCCGGTGGACGCCTGGCTGACCCTGGGCGAGGTGGTGATGGTCCATATCGACCAGGCGCTGCTGGTTGACGGCGTCTACGACACCGTGGCCGCCCAGCCGATCCTGAGGGGCGGCGGGGCGGGCGACTATTTCGGGATCGACGAGGCGGGGAAGTTCCAGATGTTCCGGCCAGGCTGACCGGCGCCTAGCGCGAGCGTCCCCGGGCCGACACCGGCCACAGCGCCACCAGGGTGTCGCCGTCCACCACGTGGTAGGTGTCGTAGAGGTTCACGGTCGGGTCGCAGTGCGGCGCGCCCAGGATCACCCGCTCGCCCAGGCTCGGCGGCGTCGTGCCGGATGGCGGCAGGACGGCGCCGTGCTCGTCACCCATGAAGAAGTAGCGCGACCCGTCAGGCGCGCCGCCCAGCACCGTGGGCGGCTCGGCGTCGGTCGACAGCGCCTTGAAGCCGGCGTCGACCGTGACCATGCCCGGCGTGTTGGCGCTCACGACCCGGGCGTCGATCAGCAGGGCCGCCTCGTAGGGGCTTTGATCCGCCCCGTCGCCGGCGATGTCGCAGACCAGGTACTGGCCGTCCATGAACACGTAGGAGCCGACCTGGAACTCGGTGAAGATCCCCAGCTCGGCGTCGATCCGGTGCGAGCCGGTGCCCGAGCCCGAGACGATCGGCGGCGCGCCGCCAGCCGCCGTCAGGGCGTCGATCACCGAGCGGATATAGGCGCCGCGGTCCTCCAGATTGGCCTTGCGGTCGGCGAAGCCCTCGATGTGCTGCTGCATGCCGCAATAGCACTGCAGGCCGGCATAGATCAGGCTCGGCTGGGCCTTTATCGCCTGCATCAGGGCGACCGCCGCCTCGGGCGAGGCCACGCCGGTGCGATGGATGCCCGGATCCAGGTCGATGATCACCTGCAGCGCCTTGCCCGCGGCGTCGGCGGCCGCGCCCAGGGCGGCGACATTGGCCGGATGGTCGACGACCGTCATCAGGTCGGTGGTCCTGCCGTTCAGGGCGACCAGTCGGGCGATGGCCGGCGCCGAGACCACGGGCGAGGTGACCAGCAGACCGGTCGTCACGCCGCCGTCGGCCAGGACCTCAGCCTCGCCGATCTTGGCGCAGCACAGGCCTACGGCCCCCGCGGCGATCTGCAGCTTGGCGATGTCGACGCTCTTGTGGGTCTTGGCGTGAGGCCGCAGCTTGACGTCCTTTTCGGCCGCGAACGCCGCCATCCGGGCGATGTTGCGTTCCAGGGCCGGGCGGTCGATCACCAGCACCGGGGTGTTGAGGTCGCGGCGCGAGCCTTGGGCGCCGATCAGGCCGGCATGCAGGTCTTGGTCGGTCATGGCGGTTCCCGTCAGAGGCCGAAAAGCTGGGTCAGGTGGGTGTTGGCGAACTTGCCGGCCGGGTCCCAGGTCTTGCAGGCGGCGACGAAATCGCCGGCGCGCGGATAGAGCCGGTGGACGTCGGCCGTGGTCAGGGTGTGGCGCTTGGCCCAGTGCGGACGGCCCGCGCCGTCGCGCAGCACCGCCTCCATCTCGGCGAAGGCCGGTCGCCAGGGCATCCTGGCGTACTGGTGGAACGAGATCGAGGCGCCGGGACCCGCGTTGAACGGGCTCATCCAGATGTCGTCGCCGGCCGCCAGGCGGAACTCGAACGGGAAGGTGATCGGCAGGCGGCGCTTGCGGATATGGGCCATGGCCGCCCTCAGGGTCGGCAAGCCGGCCGCGCGCGGCAGCTCGTACTCCATCTCCTCGAAGCGGATGTTCCGCTCCGACGGGAAGATCGCGTAGGCCGGGCCGACGCGCCGGCTGGCCTTGCCCATCATTCGCATCATCAGCCGCTGCAGCGAGGGCGTCAGGATCGGAACGGCGGCGCAGATGTCGCAGATGGTCTTGAACGTCGCCTCGCTGTCCTCGCCGATCTCCTTGGCTGGCGGGGCGGTCGCCTCGACCTCGACGGGGTGCAGGGTCTTGAAGATCACCTCGTCCGAATAGGGGAAGACGAAGAACTCCATGTGGCGTGTGGCGGCGGCCAACTCGTCCAGCCGTTCGGCGACCTCGGCCAGGGGGCGGCGCTCGACCCGTTCCTCCAGGTGATAGGCGGGAACGACGTGGATCCGGATCTCGACGGCGACGCCCAGCAGCCCCAGCGACAGGCGCTGGGCCTGGTAGAGCTCGGGGTTCTGGTCAGGACCGCATTCGACGATCGCGCCGTCGGCGGTCATCAGCCGAAAGCCGCAGGCCTGGGTCGACAGGCTGCCCAGCTCCGCGCCGGTGCCGTGGGTGCCGGTCGAGATGGCGCCGGCCAGGGACTGCGGGTTGATGTCGCCCTGGTTTATCAGCGACAGGCCCTGGTCCCACAAAGCCGCCGTCAGCGCCTTGAGGCTCCAGCCGGCCGGGGCCCAGACGGTCTTGCGGTCGGGCGCGACCTCGATCGCGCCTTCGTAGTCCGACAGGCTCAGCAGCAGGTCGTCAGTCTGGCACAGCGGCATGAAAGAGTGGCCGGCCCCGACCACGCGCACCTTGCCGGCCTGGCCGATCATCGACGCCAGCTCGCCGGCGTCGCGCGGCCGGGCGACCAGGCGAGGGGAGGCCGTGACGCTGCCCGACCAGTTGCTCCACCCCGTCATCCGCATCTCTCCGTCTGCGACGTCGGTATGATAGTAAAAACTACTGTTCTTGCAAGGCGTCGTTCCATGGAACCAGCGACGGGTCGCCAAAGGTGTCGAAATACCGCTCGAACAGCAGGCAGACCTCGCGGCTGAGGGCCAGGGCGTCCTGGTCCGGCTCCTCCACCGCCATCTCGGTCGCCGAATAGGTCAGCTCGACCATCATCCGCATGGCCAGGCGAACCCGGCCGTCCGGCGCGGCCGGGTAGCGCATCTTGAGGATCTCGGCGAACTGGCCGGCCACCATGTCGCGCGAGGCGAAGCGCAACTGCTGCAGCATTGGGACGGCGCGCAGGGCCCGGCCGATCGCCGCCCCGCCGGGGAACCGGCGGGTCATCTCGATCATCTCGGTCAGCATGGCGACGTTCTTGTCGATGCGCTGGGCCGCCGTGTCGCCTTCCAGCCCGCCGCTCTCGATCCAGGCGAAGACCATCTCGTCCTGGGCCTTCATCAGCCGGTCGCCAAGCTCCTTGAGGATCGCGTACTTGTTGGGGAAATAGCGGTAGAGGGCCGGCGGGGTCAGGCCGGCGCGCTTGCAGATGGCGTTGGTGGTCAGCTGTTCGAAGCCGATCTCACCCAGCATCTCGCCGGCCGTGGCCAGCACGACCTCGTAGGTGTCCTGGCCGCGAGCCTGGGTCGGCTGCAGCTTGGCGTCCAGCGCGATGTCGGGGCTGGCGGACTTCCGGGCCGTCGCCTTCGGCATGCGGTCTCTCCTTCAAGTCCGTTCCGAACTAGAGCGCTTCGAGGGAAAAACCAATCACTTCGACGTCTTAGCGCGACCTTGTCAGGTGCAGGAAGGCCGCGATCATCAGAGTGACCAGGGCCAGGCCGACGCCCAGCCAGACCGCGGGCCGCACGTCGGCGCCGGTGACGACGAATGAGGCCAGCAGTGGTCCTGCGCCGCAGCCCAGCAGGCTGGCGCCCGGCCCCAGCAAGGCCGCCCGGCGGCTGGGATCGGCCTCGATCGCCAGCGGCGTCAGATAGGGCGAGGCGAACAGCCAGACGAAGCCGAACACGCCGGCCGCGACCAGGAACACCGCCGCTGACGGCAGGCTGGCCATTACGAACAGGGCGCCGATCGCCAGGGCCACGGCGACGGCCAGCGACCAGAACCACGACAGCCGTCCGGCCAGGGCCGTGGCCGCCGCGCCGCCCGCGACCTGGGCGGCCAAAGACACGGCGAAGGCGGCGCTGGCGACCTCGGCCGGGTGTCCGGCCTGCCGCGACAAGGGTTCGGCATAGATCCAGACGGCCAGGATGAAGGCCTGGAAGCAGAAGACGGCGGCCAGGGCGATCCAGCCCCGCGCGCTGGGCAGGCCCTTGGGGTTGTCTTCGGTCTCGACCAACAGGGCATAGGCGCCGGGGATGGCCAAGCCGGCCAGGGCGGCCGAGACGGTGAGGGCGGCCAGCACCACAAAGCCACCGTCCGGACCGAACCGCCCGACGACAAAGGCGCCGATCGCACTGACCACGCCCAGTTGCAACAGGGTCTGGATGGTCAGGTAGAGACCGGCCCAACGCTCTGGACGCGGCGAACGGACGATCATGCCGGTGATCAGCCAGATCATCACGCCGGCCGGAAGCCCCGCGGCGGCGCGCACCAGGATCAACGGGTCGCCCGAAACGCGGGTGGTGGCCAGATCCAGGGCCGCCAGGGCCAGGCTGCAACTCACGGCCGCCAGTCGCAGCCGGCGCTCGCCGAACAGCGGACCGAGAACCGCCGCTCCGATGCCCATGGCCACCAGCTCGGCCATGCCGGCCAAGCCCAGCTGGTTGGCGGTGAGGCGGCCAGCGCCCTCCAGCCCGCCCAACAGCAGCGGCCCGACCCCGGGAAACAGCACCCCGACCAAGCCGATCCAGAACACCGTCAGGCGCTGGATCAAGTTGGGCGGCGCGCCGATCCAGGCGCCCGCGACGGGCGGCGGCGAGACCGCGGCCGGCATCTCGGCCGCG
It encodes:
- the kdpB gene encoding potassium-transporting ATPase subunit KdpB, which gives rise to MTTLQAPLDEPQTGEGRRKASALTGGLSAAILTRAAKDAFVKLDPRKLTGNPVIFATWIVALLSTVSAVAALANHQAAGFAIQVAAWLWATVLFANLAESVAEGRGKAAADSLRATRVTTNAKLIIDDKTGTIIPTAAHKLVPGEVILVEAGDVIPTDGEIIEGMASVNEAAITGESAPVIRESGGDRSAVTGGTTVVSDWIKVRVTASPGGTFLDRMIAMVEGADRRKTPNEIALAVLLAGLTLIFLIAVVTLLGLGRFSGVALDPLVLGALFITLIPTTIGGLLSAVGIAGMDRLMKHNVLATSGRAVEAAGDVDTLLLDKTGTITFGNRMATEVIAAPGVRPDAALRAAVSASLADETPEGRSIVELGRNQGIVIEAPAGAISIAFSATTRQSGLDANGMSWRKGAVDAVYRSLALDPKQVPAEVSAAVDRIARSGGTPLAVSENGVLVGVIHLKDVVKPNVKERFADLRRMGLRTVMITGDNPVTAAAIASEAGVDDFLAEATPEDKLRLIREEQGRGRLVAMCGDGANDAPALAQADVGVAMQTGAQAAREAGNMVDLDSDPTKVIEIVEVGKQMLITRGALTTFSIANDVAKYFAIIPAMFVVALPALGALNVMRLHSPQSAILSAVIFNALVIVALIPLALKGVKYRAIGAGKLLSRNLTVYGLGGLVAPFVGIKLIDLIVSGLGLA
- the kdpC gene encoding potassium-transporting ATPase subunit KdpC, giving the protein MLSQLRPAIVSMSLFTVLLGLAYPLAVTGLAQTAFPTQANGSLVRDTRGAVVGSALIGQAFAQPGYLHPRPSASGANGYDASASSGSNMGPLNDALAKRVKADADALRAENPGATIPADAVTSSGSGLDPDISPDYARFQAPRVARARGAPLAAVQAVIDGQVQGRLFGFVGQPRVNVLAVNRALDTRFAAQRKKGG
- a CDS encoding sensor histidine kinase gives rise to the protein MPADDPKRPDPEALLAAAVKAGRGRLKVFLGMAPGVGKTYEMLRAARRRKADGQDVLIGLVETHGRRETESLLRGMDVLPRKPIDHRGHVMMEFDLDTALAGRPALLLVDEYAHSNAPGSRHPKRWQDVEELLAAGIDVWTTLNVQHLESLVDVVQRITGVRQRETVPDSALSRADAIELIDITPEELRERLTEGKVYVPETARLASENFFKVENLTALRELALRRAAQTVDDQLVAAMREKGVEGPWAAGERILVLVGGDAMASGLVRAGRRLSDMMMDAPWTVTHVDRLDQPARGPAAAARLRDALKLAEQLGGSTVVLSGADIVATVMAYARRNNVTQIVIGKSADSRWRELLGRSLAAALLREARGAAIHVVTEATHEAVVEVPARRPRVDWTAYLLAAGCVAAATVVAWGLDVAFDRVDLGMIFLAAVLAAGVLRGLRPALAAATVAFLVYNYMFLEPRHSFAIGTPTDFLTLVVFWAVALAAGGLAGRVRDQGRDAQRRASAVSALLAASRTFSAAAGREAAAKALAEQTAAAVGAKAVVLLPANGELQPAAGAPTLEELDAAPMAAARWAWERGEAAGFGTGTLPQTRWTFWPLEGVRSRAGVAGVEAGAMVAGSEDERLLLALLEQGAVALERAELATEAVETETLRRADRFRSALLNSISHDLRTPLSTVLGASSTLIDYGKGMTAAVRDDLLLSIREEAERLNRYVGNLLDMTRLEGGALRLRTDWTDVRDVLGAAAERVSRRLETRILARDFPVELSLVRADSSLLEQAVVNILENAIAYSQDGARIEMAAYEDRSNVVISIEDEGRGIPTAELEQVFEKFRRMEEPTDRHQGAGLGLSISKGFVDAMGGRIAAASPIHDGKGTRILISLPKAIATPHHLL
- a CDS encoding response regulator; this encodes MSAAKTTGMRQRILIIDDEPQIHRFLGPALDAAGYEPLRADSGQEGLRGIALWSPDAVVLDLGLPDMDGKAVLEKARAFYEGPIVILSARDREAEKIQALDLGANDYVEKPFGVGELLARLRVALRQRGQAQGPLAPIRAGAVEIDLEKHLVIRDGAVVKVSPREYEVLARLAQARGKVLTHKDLLTAVWGPAHAQDTQYLRVFVGQLRQKLEADPSTPTMILTEPGIGYRFIGD